The Saccharothrix violaceirubra genome segment CGCGCGCACGACCGGGCAGTCCACCGCGAAGTGGAGCTGCACCGGGTTCGAGGACCGCCGCACCGGGCGCTACCCGGTCTGCCCCGCCGACTCCGACGTGGTCCGGATCTTCGAGTTCCCCAGCTGCTGGGACGGCCGCAACACCGACAGCCCCTCGCACCGCGCGCACCTGGTGTTCCCGGGCGCGGACGGGGTCTGCCCGCCGCGCACGTTCCCCGTGCCGAAGCTGACCGTGCGCGTGGTCTACGACGTGCCCGAGGGCGAGCCCTTCGCCGTGGACAGCTTTCCCGACCAGGACCGGGATCCGCGCACCGACCACTCCATGGCCGTCAACGTCATGACCGACGACGGGATGCGCCGGGTGGCCGAGTGCCTCAACTCCGGGCGGACCTGTCCGTGACGGCGTCCGGCCCAATTCCCCGGATTCGTGAACCGGTCCGGGCCCGCGCCCGTGTGTCCGTCGACGAGACGACGAAGGGAGCGGGCGCATGGCGGCTTTGTGGTCCCGGAAACGGGCCGCCGCGGCCGACGAGGCGTTGGTCCGCACGCTCTACGAGGAGCACGGGCGGGCGCTGCTCGCGTACGCGACCCGGCTCACCGGCGACCGGGCGGCGGCCGAGGACGTCGTCCAGGAGACGCTCGTCCGCGCCTGGCGCCACCCCGAGGCCCTGGTCAACGGCAAGGGTTCGGTCCGGGGCTGGTTGCTCACGGTCGCGCGCAACATCGTCACCGACCGGGTGCGGGCGCGCGCGTCCCGTCCCCGGGAGGTGGCCGAGAACCCGGCGACGCCGCCGGTCGAGCGCGACCACGCGGACTCGGTGGTCGACTCGGTCGTGGTGCTCGAAGCGCTCGACCGGCTCTCGCCCGACCACCGCGACGTCCTGGTCGAGATCTACTTCCGGGGCCGGAGCGTGACGGAGGCCGCGGCGGCGTTGGGCGTGCCGCCGGGCACGGTCAAATCCCGGTCGCACTACGCGCTCAGAGCGTTGCGGGACACGTTCACCGGAGGACAGGTCGCGCTGAAAGGGGTGTCCGGATGACCACGAACCACGATCCGCGGTTGCTCGGCGCCTACGTGCTGGGCGTCCTGGACGAGCGGGAGGCGCGTGCCGTGGAGCACCACCTGTCGGACTGCGCGCACTGCCGGTCCGAACTCGACGACCTGCGGGCGGCGGAGGCCGCGTTGGGCGACCTCCCACCGGAGGCGCTGCTCGACGGTCCGCCCGAGGACGGCGATCTCCTGCTGCGGCGCACGCTTCGGCAGGTCCGGAAGGAACGTGTCGGTCGCGTGCGCGCCCGCGGTCTGGGCGCGGCTGCCGCGGCGGTGGTCGTCGCGGTCGTCGTGCTCGGCGGCGGTTTCGCGGTCGGCCGGGGCACCGCGCCCACGCCCGACGCGTCGTCGTCGACGACCGTCGCGCCGCCGGACAACGCGGAGCGGAAGTTGGCGACCGGCGTCGACCCGGCCACCGGTGCGCGGATGACCGTGGAGATCCGGCGTGCCGTCGGGTGGGTGCGGGTCAACGCGTCCGTGTCCGGTGTCGCGCAGGGCAGGGAGTGCCGGCTGGTCGTCGTGGGGAAGGACGGCACGACGCGGGAGGCGGGCAGTTGGCTGGTGTCCAAGCTGGGTGAGCGGGAGGGGACCAATCTGGACGGTTCGGCCCTGGTCGAGTTCTCGGACGTCACCGCCGTCGAGGTCCGC includes the following:
- a CDS encoding sigma-70 family RNA polymerase sigma factor: MAALWSRKRAAAADEALVRTLYEEHGRALLAYATRLTGDRAAAEDVVQETLVRAWRHPEALVNGKGSVRGWLLTVARNIVTDRVRARASRPREVAENPATPPVERDHADSVVDSVVVLEALDRLSPDHRDVLVEIYFRGRSVTEAAAALGVPPGTVKSRSHYALRALRDTFTGGQVALKGVSG
- a CDS encoding anti-sigma factor family protein; translation: MTTNHDPRLLGAYVLGVLDEREARAVEHHLSDCAHCRSELDDLRAAEAALGDLPPEALLDGPPEDGDLLLRRTLRQVRKERVGRVRARGLGAAAAAVVVAVVVLGGGFAVGRGTAPTPDASSSTTVAPPDNAERKLATGVDPATGARMTVEIRRAVGWVRVNASVSGVAQGRECRLVVVGKDGTTREAGSWLVSKLGEREGTNLDGSALVEFSDVTAVEVRDFTGERIVSVDL